The following coding sequences lie in one Alloacidobacterium dinghuense genomic window:
- a CDS encoding NTP transferase domain-containing protein, whose amino-acid sequence MKGTKHSSSLRRRGGRKIHECLILAAGNGSRIVSLSGGLPKPLVKVKGQSLLEHVMLAARDAGIDRFVVVVGYGAGVMRAWLDNWSLQGISITVVENPDYHKDNGISVLKAHRYLEGPFLLLMADHIFEPDMARALLRQPLIEGDVILAVDSKLNRIFDLDDATKVRREGGHVVDIGKQITAYDGYDTGMFLCSARIFDALESATQGGNCSLSDGMRLLGKTGSLRAFDIGKAAWQDVDTPEALAHAETILDRQFRHASLHDVIHHA is encoded by the coding sequence ATGAAAGGAACGAAGCATTCAAGCAGTTTGAGAAGACGGGGCGGGAGAAAGATCCACGAATGCCTGATCCTGGCAGCAGGCAATGGGAGTCGAATTGTTTCGCTGTCCGGGGGGTTGCCCAAGCCTCTGGTCAAAGTTAAAGGCCAATCATTGCTGGAGCACGTGATGCTCGCCGCCCGCGATGCAGGTATCGACCGCTTTGTCGTGGTAGTTGGCTACGGCGCTGGGGTTATGCGAGCGTGGTTGGACAACTGGTCGTTGCAGGGCATCTCGATCACGGTTGTGGAGAATCCGGATTACCACAAGGACAATGGCATCTCCGTCCTTAAAGCTCACAGATATTTAGAAGGACCATTCCTGCTGCTGATGGCAGACCATATCTTCGAGCCGGACATGGCACGTGCCCTGCTCCGGCAGCCGCTTATCGAAGGCGATGTGATCCTAGCGGTTGACTCGAAGCTTAATCGCATCTTCGATCTGGACGATGCAACCAAGGTTAGGCGTGAAGGCGGCCACGTCGTGGACATTGGCAAACAAATCACTGCATATGATGGCTACGACACGGGCATGTTCCTGTGCAGTGCGAGAATTTTCGACGCCCTTGAGTCAGCGACGCAAGGTGGAAACTGTTCACTGTCCGACGGCATGCGCTTGCTGGGCAAAACCGGTAGCCTGCGCGCATTCGATATCGGTAAAGCCGCTTGGCAGGATGTCGACACACCCGAGGCACTGGCTCATGCGGAAACCATCCTCGACCGGCAGTTTCGCCACGCGTCCCTCCACGATGTGATTCATCATGCTTAG
- a CDS encoding lysylphosphatidylglycerol synthase domain-containing protein, whose protein sequence is MLRPKARGVATLHIVTAILGLALLGYLVRRVGLEALMQSVSNLGWGLLLIIALGGLSHLVKTWAWRFTLMGSGSSVSFARLFQLRLASEAAGLAGALGQFFGEGLRISAISRDMPVDNCVVSVTFDRTLFMITGGMVSVAGIFAALFMKSMTPTLRFYAVLFALVLLILVCLPAIAVMSHWPVLSASARRLTGIPYLRTRLGQALPLISSVENKLFNFHRRAARSFWASLSLNLLCHALAVMEVYLILWLLGTRIGLQGSFVFEAVTKLVNAVGSLNPGNIGTYEGGNILIARMFSLPVFIGLSVAVARRLRAIFWAGAGILCLLLISRRNTTKRADDYRETVDNSESTGAATSDTCRSINAVIFAGRTKLSLLKIAEIPILLRNILSARRAGATRVIVCLDPDAAAEAQHQLMQVRSLSYVEWLDLPIGGRLRQLLQEFTAETENSLLLVDGNCIYHPAVFRQACKWGQDGALSLISAEESIGMHVLSASFAHEAADRWPQGISSLDELCSWIATTGSIQYETVAQNLWQRVASPEKCLAGERKLDHWLVKPTDGVFARMNRRVSVPISRRIIKLPVTPNVVTLFTLGVGFTAGMYFARGGYWNMLIGAILSVWASIFDGCDGEVARLKLMESDFGCWLETICDWLYYLFIFAGIAIGLSKAIEDATFIAWGSALLFGAAMTFLVTGLGRHRYASAHPEQYLKLWQASVERRRSNPILYIGRNTEFIVRRCFMPYALLAFAALNIMKVAFFLFVVGANLAWLIALYSYWSFAPTVRPELRNTAEFPGSG, encoded by the coding sequence ATGCTTAGGCCGAAAGCTCGCGGGGTGGCGACCCTGCACATAGTAACTGCCATTCTCGGCCTTGCGCTCCTGGGTTATCTCGTGCGCAGAGTCGGCCTGGAGGCGCTGATGCAGAGTGTTTCGAACCTGGGATGGGGCCTGCTGCTGATCATAGCCTTAGGCGGACTCTCACATCTTGTAAAGACCTGGGCCTGGAGATTCACTCTCATGGGCTCTGGTAGCAGCGTTTCGTTTGCTCGCCTGTTTCAGCTGCGCCTGGCTTCGGAAGCGGCGGGGCTAGCCGGAGCGCTGGGGCAGTTCTTTGGAGAGGGGTTGCGAATTTCAGCCATCAGCCGGGATATGCCCGTGGACAACTGCGTGGTATCAGTAACTTTTGACCGGACGCTCTTCATGATCACAGGAGGGATGGTGAGCGTGGCCGGCATTTTCGCAGCGCTGTTTATGAAGTCAATGACGCCCACTTTGCGCTTCTACGCAGTGCTGTTTGCGCTCGTTCTGTTGATACTGGTTTGCCTCCCTGCGATTGCCGTCATGAGTCACTGGCCAGTGCTGTCAGCAAGCGCGCGCAGATTGACTGGGATTCCTTACCTACGCACACGCTTAGGACAGGCGCTTCCACTGATTTCTTCAGTCGAGAACAAGCTCTTCAATTTCCATCGCCGCGCAGCGCGGTCGTTCTGGGCCAGCCTCTCTTTGAATCTGCTCTGCCATGCGCTAGCCGTAATGGAGGTGTATCTCATTTTGTGGTTGCTGGGTACGAGGATCGGATTACAGGGTTCATTCGTATTCGAAGCAGTCACGAAACTGGTGAATGCCGTGGGTTCGCTCAATCCGGGCAACATCGGGACTTACGAAGGCGGCAACATCCTTATCGCCAGAATGTTCTCACTCCCCGTTTTCATCGGCTTGAGTGTCGCGGTGGCAAGACGATTACGCGCGATCTTCTGGGCGGGGGCAGGCATCCTGTGCCTGCTCCTGATATCCAGGCGGAATACAACGAAACGAGCTGACGATTACAGGGAGACAGTTGACAATAGTGAATCAACCGGAGCCGCTACCTCAGACACATGTCGATCGATCAACGCAGTTATCTTCGCCGGCAGAACTAAGCTGTCACTTCTCAAGATCGCTGAAATTCCGATTTTGCTCCGCAATATTCTGTCGGCGAGGAGGGCAGGAGCAACACGAGTGATCGTATGCCTAGATCCTGATGCCGCGGCTGAGGCACAGCATCAGTTGATGCAGGTCAGATCTCTTTCCTATGTGGAGTGGCTTGATTTGCCAATCGGCGGAAGGTTACGCCAGTTGCTCCAAGAGTTCACTGCTGAAACTGAAAATAGTCTGCTGCTGGTGGATGGCAACTGTATATATCATCCCGCCGTATTTCGTCAGGCATGCAAATGGGGTCAGGACGGGGCCCTCTCTCTTATCTCCGCCGAAGAATCGATCGGCATGCATGTGCTATCTGCCAGCTTCGCGCACGAAGCAGCGGATCGTTGGCCGCAGGGCATCAGCAGTTTGGATGAACTGTGTTCCTGGATTGCCACAACTGGTTCTATTCAGTATGAGACGGTAGCACAGAATTTATGGCAGCGAGTTGCATCTCCGGAAAAGTGCCTTGCCGGTGAGCGCAAACTCGATCACTGGCTCGTTAAACCTACGGACGGCGTTTTCGCACGCATGAACCGTCGAGTTTCCGTGCCGATTAGCCGGCGAATCATAAAGCTGCCTGTAACGCCGAACGTGGTGACCCTGTTTACGTTGGGTGTCGGCTTCACTGCAGGTATGTATTTTGCTCGAGGCGGGTACTGGAATATGCTAATCGGCGCCATCCTCTCCGTCTGGGCGAGTATTTTCGATGGCTGCGACGGAGAGGTCGCTCGCCTGAAACTCATGGAATCGGATTTTGGGTGTTGGCTTGAGACAATCTGCGATTGGCTGTATTACCTTTTCATCTTTGCCGGAATCGCGATCGGGCTCTCGAAAGCCATTGAGGACGCCACCTTCATTGCTTGGGGAAGTGCTCTTCTCTTCGGCGCTGCCATGACGTTCCTGGTCACGGGACTCGGCCGGCACAGGTATGCGAGCGCGCATCCCGAGCAGTACCTGAAGCTCTGGCAGGCAAGTGTAGAGAGGCGGCGTTCCAATCCAATTCTATATATCGGACGAAATACCGAGTTCATTGTGCGGCGATGCTTTATGCCCTATGCTCTGCTGGCTTTTGCCGCTCTGAACATCATGAAGGTCGCGTTTTTCCTCTTCGTGGTTGGCGCTAACCTGGCGTGGCTTATAGCCCTGTACTCCTATTGGTCGTTTGCGCCGACGGTAAGACCAGAATTGAGGAACACCGCCGAGTTTCCTGGCTCCGGATAG
- a CDS encoding endonuclease/exonuclease/phosphatase family protein, whose protein sequence is MNTSSDKEIEAGSFAHARSFLLPPASIRMVDWNINKGLQLSGILDFLATVGADIILLQECDVNARRTHRLNIPREIAQKLKMNYIFGREFQELTQGSSSSPAYHGQATLSRWPLLNPRILRFKKQSGFWQPRWFLPDIELLQERTGGRMALVTEANIGGRIMVSYNLHLESRGDYGLRFSQLDECLKDTLQYQVESPIVLGGDLNMDVSRTSASSTLSQAQFRNAFSRQSKHTTPPHSFFDHGQTIDWVFTRGPMTTSRACVHSLVTASDHYPLSLQLAFV, encoded by the coding sequence ATGAATACAAGCTCCGACAAGGAGATCGAGGCTGGCAGCTTTGCTCACGCACGCTCTTTCTTACTACCGCCGGCTTCGATCCGAATGGTCGACTGGAACATCAACAAGGGCTTGCAGCTGAGCGGCATTCTCGACTTCCTTGCCACGGTTGGAGCGGACATCATTCTTCTGCAGGAGTGCGATGTCAATGCCAGGCGGACACATCGGCTGAACATCCCACGTGAGATAGCCCAGAAGCTCAAAATGAATTACATATTCGGACGCGAATTTCAGGAACTCACCCAGGGATCGAGCAGTTCACCTGCCTACCATGGGCAAGCAACGCTTTCGCGATGGCCATTGTTGAACCCTCGCATTCTTCGGTTTAAAAAACAGTCGGGCTTCTGGCAGCCGCGCTGGTTTCTTCCTGACATCGAACTCCTGCAGGAAAGGACCGGTGGACGTATGGCCCTGGTGACCGAGGCCAATATTGGCGGCCGAATCATGGTGAGTTATAACCTCCATTTGGAGAGTCGCGGTGACTATGGCTTGCGATTTTCCCAGCTGGATGAGTGCCTCAAGGACACTCTTCAATATCAGGTGGAGTCGCCAATTGTGTTGGGAGGCGATTTGAACATGGACGTATCCCGCACCAGCGCGAGTAGCACCCTCAGCCAGGCACAATTCCGGAATGCGTTTTCGAGGCAGTCGAAACACACCACACCGCCTCATTCGTTTTTCGATCACGGACAGACCATCGATTGGGTATTTACGAGGGGCCCGATGACAACCAGCCGTGCGTGTGTTCACAGTTTGGTGACCGCATCGGATCATTATCCACTGTCGCTTCAATTGGCTTTCGTGTGA
- a CDS encoding sensor histidine kinase, with product MRIHDDGAGIDPRVHKEGCRSFFRQWILFVVVLCLSVPGALGASAADSSTSTQYIRTDFTVDDGLPDNTVNAITQTANGLLWVGTDSGLASFDGRTFTPVRLRIPGALPPSIISSLVEGPDGDLWVGSDAGIIRIPKQDLNDPNVTNATAFRLGEHQSDEVEVLYRARDGAIWAGTSHGLYRFDGNRFLSVNSSIYVGRIRQALNGRLMLNTGSGFLEYDGRRFINHPGLGAQFGVHDDQIFDAYQAADGTVWYCTEKGVRPLAGQGSRSLDPYEPAHASAYRIYSDPDGALWVSTNVGIYRITGNHMWTPVPNLHARGFYAGQDRELWIGTNGSGLVHLRPRAVQMFTKTDGLPSDIAMAILPARDGRLWVGENCGLAVFDGDHFRTFDEKDGLTNTCVWSLAEDRKHTLWIGTYGGGLFQYKNGVFTQYTIEQGFASRIVFQITVARDDSLWVATPNGVSHIQDGRIRNYTTTEGLSSPRVLAIHQDRAGTIWVATQAGVDRLASDRFMPVTATPALDEVLARHFVEDTRGNLYTTDMPGGISQIRNGQLTPLDSTLALINMAESPDHMLWFSGRNGVIRIAEREFARAGSSNAPLDYEVFNRADGLNTTEASVGTPNIALTPDGKLWIATVKGLAMIDTSRLPLTGRQPKIFVDGVSSDGRTYLVGDGLLLRPGMHHVELHLAAINLSNPQKIRLQYRMEGVDSDWLDGTSSRAAIYTNIPAGTHRLQVRATDSLGHWNAPEVVYQVTQQPRLYAKPLFQASTAVVAVLLLVLAYLIRVQYVVRQARIMIEQRQVERGAVARDLHDTFLQSVQGLILRFHTATKQLPQNQPARRMFEEALKQSDAVMTEGRELLVNLHATTSKENDLPTALVNYGEEMQKGGSRAFKAAVNGSIRPLHPIIFEELSRIGKEALANAFRHSMARSIEAELNYEPSQLRIRIRDDGAGIDPNVLKQGCRDGHMGLPSMRERAKNIGAQLDLWSRTGMGTEVELRISANLAYASDRPAGLPRLWQRRGRSKPDCDDV from the coding sequence ATGCGTATTCATGACGACGGCGCTGGAATAGATCCGCGGGTTCACAAAGAGGGTTGCCGGAGCTTTTTTCGGCAATGGATACTCTTTGTCGTCGTGCTCTGCCTCTCAGTGCCCGGTGCATTGGGAGCGTCAGCAGCCGATTCGTCGACTAGCACTCAATACATACGAACTGATTTCACCGTTGATGATGGATTACCGGACAATACCGTCAATGCGATTACCCAAACTGCTAATGGTTTGTTATGGGTGGGAACCGATTCAGGTCTGGCATCTTTCGACGGCCGCACGTTCACGCCAGTTCGGCTCCGAATACCGGGAGCGCTCCCGCCCAGCATCATCAGCTCACTGGTGGAAGGACCCGACGGGGACCTCTGGGTCGGCAGCGACGCTGGCATCATCCGAATCCCCAAACAGGATTTGAATGATCCAAACGTCACGAACGCGACGGCGTTCCGTTTAGGCGAGCACCAGAGTGATGAGGTTGAGGTGCTTTACAGAGCTCGCGATGGAGCAATTTGGGCCGGGACCAGCCACGGTCTCTATCGCTTTGACGGTAACCGATTCTTGTCTGTGAACTCATCCATTTACGTCGGCCGCATCCGGCAGGCCCTGAATGGTCGGCTCATGCTGAACACCGGCAGCGGATTCCTTGAGTACGACGGACGACGCTTCATCAATCATCCAGGATTAGGCGCTCAGTTTGGTGTTCACGATGACCAGATTTTCGACGCATATCAAGCGGCCGATGGTACCGTCTGGTATTGCACCGAGAAAGGCGTTCGCCCTCTTGCCGGGCAAGGTTCTAGGTCTCTTGACCCTTACGAGCCTGCGCATGCATCCGCATATCGTATCTATAGCGATCCGGATGGCGCCCTTTGGGTGAGCACTAATGTCGGAATTTATCGGATCACCGGCAATCATATGTGGACTCCGGTTCCCAACCTGCATGCTCGTGGCTTTTACGCCGGACAGGATAGGGAATTATGGATTGGAACGAACGGGAGTGGTTTGGTACACCTTCGTCCCCGCGCCGTTCAGATGTTCACCAAGACAGATGGTCTGCCAAGTGACATTGCAATGGCAATACTGCCGGCACGCGACGGGCGACTCTGGGTGGGTGAGAACTGCGGCCTCGCAGTATTCGACGGGGATCATTTCAGGACCTTCGATGAGAAGGATGGGCTGACAAATACATGCGTCTGGTCCTTGGCCGAAGATCGCAAACATACACTTTGGATAGGCACTTACGGTGGTGGCTTATTCCAATACAAGAATGGTGTCTTTACTCAATACACCATCGAACAGGGCTTCGCGAGCCGCATTGTATTTCAGATCACGGTCGCCCGAGACGATTCTCTCTGGGTTGCAACGCCTAACGGGGTCAGTCATATTCAAGACGGCAGGATACGTAACTACACTACGACAGAAGGGCTCTCGAGCCCGCGGGTTCTCGCCATCCATCAGGACCGGGCCGGAACGATCTGGGTTGCGACCCAAGCCGGAGTTGACAGGCTTGCTTCCGATCGATTTATGCCCGTAACAGCGACGCCGGCGCTTGATGAGGTGCTCGCGCGCCACTTCGTCGAGGACACACGAGGCAATCTCTATACGACGGATATGCCGGGAGGCATTAGCCAGATCAGGAATGGTCAGCTGACCCCGCTCGACAGCACGCTGGCTCTAATCAACATGGCAGAGAGTCCTGACCACATGCTGTGGTTCAGCGGCCGTAATGGCGTGATTCGGATAGCAGAACGGGAGTTTGCGCGTGCTGGCAGCTCCAATGCTCCGTTGGATTATGAGGTGTTCAACCGGGCAGACGGTCTAAACACCACCGAGGCTAGCGTCGGAACGCCGAATATTGCGCTAACACCCGATGGCAAATTGTGGATTGCTACGGTGAAGGGGTTAGCGATGATCGATACATCGCGCCTGCCTCTCACCGGCCGGCAGCCGAAAATCTTCGTCGACGGAGTGTCAAGTGACGGCAGGACCTATCTTGTTGGCGATGGATTGCTACTTCGCCCTGGCATGCACCATGTGGAGCTGCACTTGGCGGCGATAAACCTCTCCAACCCGCAGAAAATCCGTCTACAGTACCGTATGGAGGGTGTGGATTCCGACTGGCTTGATGGTACCTCGTCTCGCGCGGCCATCTATACAAACATACCGGCCGGTACACACCGGTTGCAGGTTCGTGCCACGGATAGCCTGGGCCACTGGAATGCGCCCGAAGTGGTGTATCAGGTTACTCAGCAGCCGCGTCTCTACGCGAAACCACTCTTCCAGGCGAGTACCGCAGTCGTAGCGGTGCTCCTGCTCGTCCTGGCCTACCTCATTCGAGTTCAATATGTGGTAAGACAGGCGCGCATCATGATCGAGCAGCGCCAGGTGGAAAGAGGGGCCGTTGCCCGGGATCTCCATGATACGTTTCTGCAGAGCGTTCAGGGTCTGATCCTTCGCTTCCACACCGCGACAAAGCAACTTCCTCAGAATCAACCGGCTCGACGAATGTTCGAAGAGGCCCTTAAGCAATCGGATGCCGTGATGACCGAAGGGCGCGAGTTGTTGGTGAATCTACATGCGACAACTTCGAAAGAGAATGACTTGCCAACTGCACTCGTCAACTATGGAGAGGAGATGCAGAAGGGCGGATCCCGCGCTTTCAAAGCGGCCGTAAACGGCAGTATTCGCCCTCTACATCCGATTATCTTCGAAGAGCTATCCCGAATCGGGAAGGAGGCACTCGCCAATGCATTTCGGCATTCCATGGCGCGGTCGATTGAAGCAGAACTGAACTACGAGCCGAGTCAGCTGCGGATACGAATTCGTGACGATGGCGCTGGAATCGATCCGAATGTTCTCAAACAGGGTTGCCGGGATGGCCATATGGGATTACCCAGTATGCGAGAGCGGGCGAAGAACATTGGTGCTCAGCTTGATCTTTGGAGCCGAACTGGAATGGGTACTGAAGTCGAATTGCGGATTTCAGCGAATCTTGCGTACGCCTCAGACCGACCGGCAGGCCTCCCTAGGCTCTGGCAGCGGAGAGGCCGATCGAAACCTGATTGTGACGATGTCTGA
- a CDS encoding carbohydrate porin: MISGPNAKACTVWSRAQRIICGVVVLALGITAAGQQPAKPDQLEDQVQELKQEYEATTQALSLRIAALEQQLEKQREAARENKTGTISAAELVAEQAAGKVLSGNSNQVGAKFQGQLSSAPTYDFIRDADQRITKLQQQVGSFEFHGYFRSGYGLNSEGGQMVAFQAPGAEAKYRLGNEAETYAELIFVDNWLNPDRDSDKAWAKCEFMIEANTSNSANSANFPDGIGNDQFRFREAFVQMGNVIENQPNAKFWAGERYYRRQHMDINDFYPLDASGYGGGVEDLDLKFGKLALAFLNSARPDITTQYGNLAKSTIDARAYDIKGPLGLWAMWFDYATSKGGTATAANISVPSGTRIPTTDGYAFGFRHQKLEWHGDGFHSFSFMYGTGAASNFSSNGSGVVIPNPSLYLDSSKQFLITEQLLYQPNDRFAIYPQFLYQRTTDGIPHHEWNEWVSFGVRPEVFFTKYLSLAVEGGFDYVKNPNVAGQNFTNVLGPYDGWLRKITFAPQIGAGRKYFSRPVLRAFVTYANWSNGLKGYVGGVPFQNRTSGLTFGVQSESWW, encoded by the coding sequence ATGATATCGGGACCAAATGCAAAAGCATGCACCGTGTGGAGCCGAGCGCAAAGGATCATCTGCGGCGTAGTGGTGCTGGCATTGGGAATTACGGCTGCCGGTCAACAACCAGCCAAGCCTGACCAGTTAGAAGACCAGGTACAGGAACTCAAGCAGGAATACGAGGCTACCACGCAGGCGCTTTCCCTGCGCATTGCGGCTCTCGAACAGCAGCTCGAAAAACAAAGAGAAGCCGCCAGGGAAAACAAGACCGGAACCATTTCCGCGGCAGAACTGGTAGCCGAACAAGCGGCCGGGAAGGTACTGTCGGGAAATTCCAACCAAGTCGGAGCGAAGTTTCAGGGCCAACTCTCCTCAGCGCCGACCTATGACTTCATTCGCGATGCGGACCAGAGAATAACCAAGCTGCAGCAACAGGTCGGAAGCTTTGAATTTCATGGATATTTTCGCTCCGGTTACGGACTGAATAGCGAGGGCGGCCAGATGGTCGCGTTTCAGGCTCCTGGAGCTGAAGCAAAATACCGCCTCGGCAACGAGGCTGAAACCTACGCCGAGCTGATCTTTGTTGATAACTGGTTGAACCCAGATCGCGACTCCGATAAAGCCTGGGCGAAATGCGAGTTCATGATCGAGGCCAACACCTCGAACTCAGCGAACTCCGCGAATTTTCCTGATGGCATCGGCAATGATCAGTTTCGTTTCCGCGAAGCCTTCGTCCAGATGGGCAACGTGATCGAGAATCAGCCCAATGCCAAATTCTGGGCCGGCGAACGTTACTACAGGCGCCAGCACATGGACATCAATGATTTCTACCCCCTGGACGCGAGCGGATACGGCGGGGGAGTGGAGGACCTTGACCTCAAGTTCGGCAAGTTGGCGCTGGCCTTCCTGAATTCCGCGCGGCCGGACATTACCACGCAATACGGCAATCTCGCGAAGAGCACCATCGATGCTCGCGCCTATGACATAAAGGGACCCTTGGGACTTTGGGCCATGTGGTTCGATTACGCCACTTCAAAGGGCGGCACGGCGACCGCGGCAAACATCAGCGTGCCTTCCGGCACCAGGATTCCCACCACCGACGGTTACGCCTTCGGATTCCGGCACCAGAAGCTTGAATGGCATGGCGACGGTTTCCACTCCTTCAGCTTTATGTATGGAACCGGTGCAGCCAGTAACTTCAGCTCCAACGGGTCTGGAGTGGTAATACCGAATCCTTCCCTTTATCTCGATTCAAGCAAGCAGTTCCTCATCACCGAGCAGCTGCTGTATCAGCCGAATGACAGGTTCGCGATCTATCCGCAGTTTCTCTATCAGCGGACGACGGATGGTATTCCCCATCACGAGTGGAACGAGTGGGTGTCGTTCGGAGTCAGACCGGAAGTCTTCTTCACAAAATATCTCTCGCTCGCGGTTGAGGGCGGCTTCGATTACGTAAAGAATCCCAACGTTGCCGGTCAGAACTTTACAAATGTACTCGGCCCGTATGACGGCTGGCTGCGCAAGATTACATTCGCGCCCCAAATCGGGGCAGGCCGAAAGTATTTCAGCAGACCTGTGCTGCGCGCCTTTGTCACTTACGCAAACTGGTCGAATGGGCTTAAGGGCTATGTCGGCGGGGTGCCGTTTCAGAACAGAACCAGCGGTTTGACGTTCGGAGTGCAGTCAGAATCCTGGTGGTAG
- a CDS encoding sugar MFS transporter — MASRPVAATSKVSAAVTPNYSRPLAIVASLFFIMGFLTCLNDILIPHLKSIFDLSYARAMLIQFAFFSAYFLFSVPWTKIVNNFGYQVTMVVSLLTIALGAFLFIPAASNASYLLFLGALLVLAGGITGLQVSANPYVDLLGKPETASSRLDLVQAFNSLGTTIAPKIGGLLILSVAPLAVDELRRLSPAALHFYRLQQAASVKMPYTFIGITLLLLAVLIGFLKLPKVETIAAVPGREANDSIWWHPNLVFGAIGIFAYVGAEVSIGSFLVSYLGLPEIANLSAKTAAGYVSFYWGSAMVGRFVGAPLLERFKPGYLLALCAVAAATLVIASMALTGHIAMWTILAVGFFNSIMFPTIFSLGEAELGPLSGTGSGLLNVAIVGGAIIPVLQGLIADHAGLHHAFVLPVVCYLYILLYALKGSKPNSERCLVRAGCVILSRSAARVKFSSSASMSAAFWKRTSIVGSKLKPS, encoded by the coding sequence ATGGCATCTCGACCCGTAGCTGCAACTTCTAAAGTAAGCGCCGCGGTAACGCCGAATTATTCAAGGCCCCTGGCGATTGTCGCCAGTCTCTTCTTCATCATGGGATTTCTTACCTGTCTGAATGACATCCTGATTCCCCATTTGAAGTCAATTTTCGATCTCAGTTATGCCCGGGCCATGCTGATTCAATTCGCATTTTTTTCCGCTTATTTCCTCTTTTCGGTGCCATGGACGAAGATCGTAAACAACTTCGGCTATCAGGTCACCATGGTGGTCAGCTTGCTGACGATCGCTCTAGGAGCTTTTCTATTCATTCCCGCTGCATCCAACGCGTCGTACCTCCTATTCCTCGGCGCGCTGTTAGTACTGGCTGGTGGGATCACTGGTCTTCAGGTTTCGGCGAATCCCTATGTTGATCTGCTCGGCAAACCTGAAACGGCGTCGAGCCGGCTGGATCTGGTGCAAGCCTTCAACTCGCTTGGAACCACCATCGCTCCGAAAATCGGAGGCCTTTTGATCCTGAGCGTCGCGCCGCTTGCCGTAGACGAGTTACGCAGGCTTTCGCCAGCTGCTCTTCACTTTTATCGGCTGCAACAGGCCGCCTCGGTCAAGATGCCCTACACGTTTATCGGCATCACGCTTTTGCTGCTGGCCGTTCTGATCGGCTTCTTGAAGCTGCCCAAGGTGGAAACAATAGCCGCGGTTCCCGGCCGGGAGGCGAATGACTCAATCTGGTGGCATCCCAATCTAGTCTTCGGCGCGATCGGGATTTTCGCCTATGTTGGTGCAGAAGTCTCAATCGGAAGCTTTTTGGTCAGCTACCTTGGCTTACCGGAGATTGCAAACCTGTCGGCTAAGACGGCGGCCGGATATGTTTCCTTCTATTGGGGCAGCGCAATGGTTGGTCGCTTTGTAGGTGCGCCGCTTCTCGAACGCTTCAAGCCGGGATATCTGCTGGCGCTTTGTGCTGTAGCGGCGGCGACCTTGGTGATTGCATCAATGGCATTGACCGGCCACATCGCCATGTGGACCATCCTCGCAGTCGGCTTCTTTAACTCCATCATGTTTCCGACCATTTTTAGTCTTGGGGAAGCGGAACTCGGGCCGCTTTCGGGTACCGGATCAGGGCTGCTCAACGTGGCGATCGTCGGCGGCGCGATTATTCCTGTATTGCAAGGCTTGATTGCCGATCACGCTGGACTTCACCACGCTTTTGTTCTGCCGGTGGTTTGCTATCTCTACATCTTGCTTTACGCATTGAAAGGTTCAAAACCGAACAGCGAACGTTGTTTGGTTAGAGCAGGTTGTGTGATTCTCAGCCGCTCGGCAGCACGCGTGAAGTTCAGCTCGTCAGCGAGCATGAGCGCGGCGTTTTGGAAGCGAACATCGATCGTCGGAAGCAAGCTCAAGCCTTCCTAG